A section of the Devosia rhizoryzae genome encodes:
- the rpmB gene encoding 50S ribosomal protein L28, translating into MARRCELTGKGVMVGNTVSHALNRHRRRFLPNLINVTLQSEALQRPVKLRISAAALRSVEHRGGLDAFLVKQDDADLSPLALGIKKEVRAALAANA; encoded by the coding sequence ATGGCACGTCGCTGCGAACTTACCGGCAAGGGCGTTATGGTGGGCAACACCGTTTCGCACGCTCTCAACCGTCACCGTCGTCGGTTTCTCCCGAACCTCATCAATGTGACGCTTCAGTCCGAAGCGCTGCAGCGCCCGGTCAAGCTGCGCATTTCCGCTGCAGCCCTGCGCTCGGTCGAGCACCGCGGTGGCCTCGATGCCTTCCTCGTCAAGCAGGACGACGCCGATCTGAGCCCCCTGGCTCTCGGCATCAAGAAGGAAGTCCGCGCAGCTCTGGCTGCCAACGCCTAA
- a CDS encoding esterase-like activity of phytase family protein: MMVRAVSALALLLLVQPAMAVDATVSAAPVTRFKGAALDQPVDGLIFRGGITLQSPDDTFGGLSSVTQTGAEQRVSFVTDRGQFVSGQLAYDEADRLFGFIGVQIEPLQNSKGAVLPRQYARDAEGMDTIWRDGVPYAVRVAFEHLTRVADFLITEGRPGGPAREIPIPDWLSDLRTNESLESLCVAPPASPVAGSTVLIAESAVDENGNHRGELLGVNDKGPIGYVNSPVVNPTDCAFLPNGDLLVLERGISIFAFVMNLRRVPAAEVRPGNIMEGELLLSAQGGEVDNMESLMVHVTPGGETRILMGSDNNFNDWQRTMLLEFALPETAPLQ, translated from the coding sequence ATGATGGTGCGGGCCGTTTCTGCCCTTGCATTGTTGCTTTTGGTCCAGCCGGCCATGGCGGTGGATGCGACGGTCAGTGCGGCGCCGGTCACGCGCTTCAAGGGTGCGGCTCTCGACCAGCCCGTGGACGGGCTGATCTTTCGCGGCGGCATTACGCTGCAAAGTCCGGACGATACGTTCGGCGGGCTGTCGAGCGTCACCCAGACCGGGGCAGAGCAGCGGGTTTCCTTTGTCACCGACCGCGGGCAGTTCGTCAGCGGGCAACTGGCCTATGACGAGGCCGACCGGCTGTTCGGATTTATCGGCGTCCAGATCGAGCCGCTGCAGAATTCCAAGGGCGCGGTGCTGCCGCGGCAGTATGCGCGCGATGCCGAGGGCATGGATACGATCTGGCGCGACGGTGTGCCCTATGCGGTGCGGGTCGCCTTCGAGCACCTGACGCGGGTGGCAGATTTTTTGATCACCGAAGGGCGGCCGGGCGGGCCGGCGCGCGAAATACCGATACCCGACTGGCTAAGCGATTTGCGCACCAACGAGTCGCTGGAATCGCTCTGCGTTGCGCCGCCGGCCTCGCCGGTTGCGGGCTCGACTGTTTTGATCGCCGAGTCCGCCGTGGACGAAAACGGCAACCATCGCGGCGAGCTTTTGGGCGTCAACGACAAGGGGCCGATCGGCTATGTCAACTCGCCGGTGGTCAATCCGACCGATTGCGCCTTTCTGCCCAATGGCGACCTCCTGGTGCTCGAGCGCGGCATTTCGATCTTTGCCTTTGTCATGAACCTGCGCCGCGTGCCGGCCGCCGAGGTGCGGCCGGGCAATATTATGGAAGGCGAATTGCTGCTGTCGGCCCAGGGCGGGGAGGTCGACAACATGGAATCGCTGATGGTGCATGTGACGCCCGGCGGCGAGACGCGCATACTCATGGGCTCGGACAACAATTTCAACGACTGGCAGCGAACCATGCTGCTGGAGTTTGCCCTGCCCGAGACGGCCCCATTGCAGTGA
- a CDS encoding queuosine precursor transporter — translation MLSRFLVAVAAMVATVAASNVLVQFPVQFTLGSVNLGDILTWGAFTYPVAFLVTDLTNRAFGPQKTRLVVVAGFAVAVLLSIWLATPRIAIASGAAFLVAQLLDVSIFHRLRNGAWWHAPMFSSLVSSALDTVIFFTLAMAPAFAGIDRFFGMEDSSLAFPAPLLGIGPEVELWQSLALGDFLVKLIMALALLAPYKTIRDLFIRRMPNPA, via the coding sequence ATGCTGTCTCGTTTCCTGGTGGCCGTGGCCGCCATGGTGGCCACCGTTGCCGCCTCCAATGTCCTCGTTCAGTTTCCGGTCCAGTTCACCCTGGGCAGCGTCAACCTCGGTGATATCCTCACCTGGGGCGCCTTCACCTATCCGGTGGCCTTCCTCGTCACCGACCTCACCAACCGCGCCTTTGGTCCACAAAAAACGCGCCTCGTCGTGGTCGCCGGCTTTGCCGTCGCAGTACTGCTGTCGATCTGGCTCGCGACCCCGCGCATCGCCATTGCCTCTGGCGCGGCTTTCCTGGTCGCTCAGCTCTTGGACGTTTCGATCTTCCACCGTCTGCGCAATGGCGCCTGGTGGCATGCGCCGATGTTTTCCTCGCTGGTGAGTTCGGCCCTCGACACCGTGATCTTTTTCACCCTGGCCATGGCGCCCGCCTTTGCCGGCATCGACCGCTTCTTCGGCATGGAAGACTCGTCCCTCGCCTTCCCGGCCCCGCTGCTCGGCATCGGCCCGGAAGTCGAGCTCTGGCAGTCGCTGGCGCTGGGCGATTTCCTGGTCAAGCTTATCATGGCCCTGGCCCTGCTCGCGCCCTACAAGACCATTCGAGACCTTTTCATCCGGCGGATGCCGAATCCGGCCTAA
- the cobT gene encoding cobaltochelatase subunit CobT, giving the protein MAQPPRSKLNKPDMTQAFKSAMGATVRAIGGQSELEVSFTADRPLLTSDRARLANLPRLPTRRDIAIARGQGDAMAMRLASHDPDKHRKRVPMDPQARAAFDALEQARVESLGCIRMPGMGGNIAEMLEDRLFRANFAEIDAKDDAPLAEALGLILREKLAGVPVPPSGHALVDLWRSEIENKAGTSLDTLLTAYEDQEEFSKAARKVLRDLNLMSESDMADPSDSDEENQEENQPEQGDASDQAPEQGEGENEQEDSQDDQQSGESEETGDVEGMEADMADSDEDAEAEAGEDAPMPPPAKDGGTQLTNQFNYKVFTQKYDEIIKAAELCPPDELDQLRALLDKQLENLAGAVARLANKLQRRLMAKQNRSWQFDLEEGLLDTARLTRVVTDPLQALSFKVENDTDFRDTVVTLLIDNSGSMRGRPITIAAICGDILARTLERCGVKVEILGFTTRAWKGGKSREAWLEANRPANPGRVNDIRHIIYKAADEPWRHARRNLGLMMREGLLKENIDGEALEWARKRLMGRPEQRRILMVISDGAPVDDSTQSVNAGNYLEAHLRQVIEDIETRSPIQLVAVGIGHDVTRYYRRAVTLLDAEELGGALTDELAALFDEELPAQTRRRSRG; this is encoded by the coding sequence ATGGCACAACCACCGCGCAGCAAGCTTAATAAGCCCGATATGACCCAGGCCTTCAAATCGGCCATGGGGGCGACGGTGCGCGCCATTGGCGGGCAGAGCGAGCTCGAAGTGAGTTTTACCGCCGACCGGCCGCTGCTGACGTCGGATCGGGCACGGCTTGCCAACCTGCCGCGATTGCCGACGCGGCGCGACATCGCCATTGCCCGCGGGCAGGGCGACGCCATGGCCATGCGGCTTGCCAGCCACGATCCCGATAAGCACCGCAAGCGCGTTCCGATGGACCCGCAGGCGCGCGCCGCTTTCGATGCGCTGGAACAGGCGCGGGTGGAATCGCTGGGCTGTATCCGCATGCCAGGCATGGGCGGCAACATCGCCGAAATGCTGGAAGATCGGCTGTTTCGCGCCAATTTTGCCGAGATCGACGCCAAGGACGATGCGCCCCTGGCCGAAGCGCTGGGCTTGATCCTGCGCGAAAAACTGGCGGGTGTGCCGGTGCCGCCATCGGGGCATGCGCTGGTTGATCTCTGGCGCAGCGAGATCGAGAACAAGGCAGGGACGTCGCTCGATACGCTTTTGACTGCCTACGAGGACCAGGAAGAGTTTTCCAAGGCGGCGCGCAAGGTGTTGCGTGATCTCAACCTCATGTCGGAATCCGACATGGCGGACCCGTCCGATAGTGACGAGGAAAACCAGGAAGAAAACCAGCCCGAACAGGGCGATGCCTCCGACCAGGCGCCTGAACAGGGCGAGGGCGAGAACGAGCAGGAAGATTCGCAGGACGACCAGCAGTCGGGCGAGTCGGAGGAAACCGGCGACGTCGAAGGCATGGAAGCCGACATGGCGGACTCGGACGAGGACGCCGAAGCGGAAGCCGGCGAAGACGCGCCCATGCCGCCGCCGGCCAAGGATGGCGGCACGCAGCTCACCAATCAGTTCAACTATAAGGTCTTTACCCAAAAATACGACGAGATCATCAAGGCGGCCGAGCTTTGTCCGCCCGATGAGCTCGACCAGTTGCGGGCGCTGCTCGACAAGCAGTTGGAAAACCTTGCCGGTGCCGTGGCGCGGCTGGCCAACAAGCTGCAGCGCCGGTTGATGGCTAAACAGAACCGGAGCTGGCAGTTCGATCTCGAAGAAGGATTGCTGGACACGGCACGGTTGACCCGCGTGGTGACCGATCCGCTGCAGGCGCTTTCGTTCAAGGTCGAGAACGATACCGATTTCCGCGACACGGTCGTGACCTTGCTGATCGACAATTCCGGCTCGATGCGCGGGCGGCCGATCACCATCGCCGCGATCTGCGGGGATATCCTGGCGCGGACGCTGGAACGCTGCGGCGTCAAGGTCGAGATCCTAGGCTTTACCACGCGCGCCTGGAAGGGCGGCAAATCGCGGGAAGCCTGGCTTGAGGCCAACCGGCCGGCCAATCCCGGCCGCGTCAACGATATTCGCCACATCATCTACAAGGCGGCCGACGAGCCGTGGCGGCATGCGCGACGCAATCTGGGCCTTATGATGCGCGAGGGGCTGCTCAAGGAGAATATCGACGGCGAGGCGCTGGAATGGGCGCGCAAGCGGCTGATGGGACGGCCGGAACAGCGGCGCATCCTGATGGTGATTTCGGACGGTGCGCCGGTCGATGACTCGACGCAATCGGTCAATGCCGGCAACTATCTCGAGGCGCATTTGCGGCAGGTGATCGAAGACATCGAGACGCGTTCGCCGATCCAATTGGTGGCCGTGGGCATCGGGCACGACGTGACGCGCTATTACCGCCGCGCGGTGACCTTGCTCGATGCCGAAGAGCTGGGCGGTGCGCTGACCGATGAGCTTGCGGCGCTGTTCGACGAAGAATTGCCAGCCCAAACGCGACGGCGGTCGCGGGGATGA